ACTCCGGCCGCCCTCATCTATCGAGGCACGACCCCTCGCCAGCGCAGCCTTGTGTCCACATTGGCAAAACTGCCCGCCGCCGCCATTGAAGCCAAATTCACCAATCCTTCGGTGATCCTGGTGGGCAAGGTGGCGAGCCTGCACAAGACGCTCAACTGGTTTGAACAAAAGCCCCTCATGGGCCGCAGCATCGTGGTCACCCGCGCTCGCGAACAGGCCAGCGGCCTCGCGGCCAGCCTGACGGAACTGGGGGCCGAGGTTATCCAGTGCCCCACCATTGAAATCAGTCCCATGGCCGACTACGCGGAACTGGACGCCGCCCTTGCCAAACTGGCCGACTACCAGTGGGTCATCTTCACCTCGGTCAACGGCGTGCGCCATTTCTGGCAGCGTCTGGCTGCGGCGGGCAAAGACAGCCGCGCCCTGGCCACCTGCAAGGTGGCGGCCATCGGCCCCGCCACCGCCGATGCCCTGACGCAGCACGGCATTGCGCCCGACTTTATCCCCGATCGCTATGTGGCCGAAGGCGTGCTTGACGGCCTTGTGGCCCGCGAAAACGGTAACGTGCGCGGCAAGCGCTTTCTTTTGCCCCGCGCCGCCAAGGCCCGCGAAGTGCTGCCCGAAGAACTGCGCAAGGCCGGAGCCGTGGTGGACGTCATCTCCGCCTACCAGACCGTGCCCGCCGCCCATCGCAAGGACGAGGTGCTGGAACGCATCACGGCCGGTACGCTGGACTGCGTGACCTTCGGGTCTTCATCCACGGTAGAGAACTTTCTCTCCCTTATCCCGGCGGACGTGCTCAAGGCCCACCCCGAAGTGCAGCTTGCCGCCATCGGCCCCATTACGGCCGACACGCTCACGGCCAACGGCCTGCCCTGCCACATCCAGCCAGCGGAATACACCATTCCCGCGCTGGTTGCGGCGCTGCAAGCACACTTCGCCAAGGCCTGAGCCGCGTTCGGGCTGGCTTTACTGGCTTTGATGCAGGGGAAAGTACTCTGTGGGGGGAAATACTTTGTGGGGGAGGGACCCTTTTGTAAAAGGGTCTCCTCCCCCACACCCCCTCCCCCTAAAACTTTTATTTTGTTTCAGTATGCCTCGGTCAGGCGCGGAGCATCGTCCCAGCCTGCCACCCACCCCAAAAACTTTTACCGTGTTTCAGTATGCTGCGTGGAGCCTCCTGGACCCAAGCGGGTGAAGCCAGGGTTCACAAAGCCAGTGGACCCGCATAAAAAAGCTCTAATAAAACGGAAACCCCATGCCACTGAATATCGCCATACTTGCCTCGGGCAGCGGTTCCAACGCCCAAGCCATGATCGACAAAGCAGCCGCTGGCGTCCTTGACGTGAACATCTGCTGCATCGTCTGCAACCGCCCCGGCGCAACCGTCATTGAGCGGGCGCGCAAGGCCGGCGTCCCATGTGTGGTGCTGGACCACAAGGAATTTGCCGACCGCGAAAGCTTTGATCTCGCCGTGGTGCAGACCCTTCAGGATCACGGCGCGCAGCTCATCGTGCTGGCCGGGTACATGCGCATATTGAGCACGGCCTTTCTGGAAGCTTTTGCAGGCCGCGTCATCAACATCCACCCCGCCCTGCTGCCCAGCTTTCCCGGCGTGCACGGCGGCGCGGACGCCTGCGAATACGGCGTCAAGATATCCGGCTGCACCGTGCATTTTGTAGAAGAAAAGATGGACAGCGGCCCGGTGATCATTCAGGCCGCCGTGCCCGTGAATCCCGGCGAAGAAGTGGACGACCTCATGCAGCGCATCCACGCCATGGAGCACCGCATCTACCCGCAGGCCATCCAGTGGTTCGCCCAGAACCGCATCAGCGTGTGGGGCCGCGAAGTGCATGTGGCCCCCGGCACGGCCAGTACCGTGACGCCCGACGGCCCGTGGCTGGTCTGGCCGCCGTTGGAACAGGGATTTTAACGCTTTATTGGAAGAATTTTGTGGGGGAGGGACCCTTTTGTAAAAGGGTCTCCTCCCCCACACCCCCTCCTCCTAAAACTTTCATTTGTCTTCCAGTTCACGACAGGGAACCTTCCCGCGCAATGGGGAGACAAGCTGCATTACCGCAGGGGGCTGCCGCTCCCGCAGCCGCCAGAGCCACGTCAAAAGTATTGCGCATGGTCTGCCGTTAATCAGCAAATACAGCACACAGTTTCATAGCTCAAAAGGCTCCCCGGCAATGCCGGGGAGCCTTTTTAATTATGCTTTTTTTCAAACGGCAGGGAATCATGAGAAGAGGGGAATCAGCCCATTTGGGGCAGGCAAACCTTGAAATAGTGGGACGCCTAAAAGATGATAGCTCTAGCCGCCCCCCCGCAGATCAGAAACCCCTTTCAACCCGACCAAGCCATAATAAGAGTTTTAGGGGTGGGGGCGTGGGGGAGGAGACCCTTTTTTAGAGCATTTAACCTTTAAAAAGGTTGAATGCTCTAACGCTGCACGAGAGTGCAGCGCGCCACAACGAGGCGTGGATTCTGCCGAGCTTTAGCCGTTGCGACGAAGGAAGCTACGGAAAAAGACAGCAATTGGTTAATAGAGCGACCAGCCTGCTGATGCTTGGCGCAAATCGCATTTTCGGCAGAATGACACCTTTGAAATGTAAAACATTTCAAAGGTAATCTAGTCTAAAGAGGGGCCCTCCCCCACAAAGCGCTTAAAATAGCCTCCCCTCAGTTCAGACCTTGGCGCAGGCCGTGCCGCACACGTCCACGATGGCACGCGCGTCCATATCGGGCGAGATGGGCAGGAGCGCCAGACGGCGGAAATCGTCGGGTCTGTCCATGTCCAGCCGCAGATCCGGGCGGCGCAGCCAGTTTTCAGCGGGGTCAAAGGTGCCGATGCGGAAATCGGCGGCATTGTCCCAGATGTAATTCAGGCAGTGCTCGCGTTGTGAAGGCTGTGTGGCCTTGCGGCCCATATCCTCAAGCAGTCCGCGCGAAAGTATCTCGGCCCCGAGGCCATCGGGCCAGAGGTTGTTGCGCGGGATGTGGTTGTAGGCGTAATCCCAGTGGCCTTGGCGGTAAAAATCCACAAGCCTGTCCACGGCTCCGCTCCAGATGAGCGGGTTGTCGGCGCACACGCGCACCACAAGACCGGCGTCCGCCAGTTGGGCGGCCTGGCAGAAGCGCGCCAGCACGTCGTCTTCCGGCCCGGCCATGCAGGGTATGCCGCGACGGCGCAAATGTTCCAGCAGCACCACATCCAGCGGGGTCTCCGGCACTGCCACCATGATGGAATCCAGACGCGCGCACGCGCCAAGGCGGCGCGTAACCCAGTCGATAACCGGCACATCGCGCAGGCAGAGCAGGGATTTCAGGGGCAGGCGGCTGGACCCCAGCCGGGCCTGAACAATGGCGACAACCTTGCCTTTACTGGACATGAATGCTTCCTTTGAGAACAGATGGGCGTTGAATTGGAACAGTGCAGCCAGAGCAATGTAACTTTTACATTGCTCTGACGTCTGTGTGAGCAGACGTTCGCTACGGAGGCGTAAGCGCAGTTTATCTGCGCGGTTAAACGCCGAAGTGAGCGTGCCGTAAACTTTGAGAATGTACATTCTCAAAGTTTATCTGCTCTAGAGCAGTTTACGAATGAAATGAGTTAAATGCTCTAGTGTTCCGGCTCCTGGGGGCGTTCGTTCAGAAGCCCCAGCATGCGCCGCACCACGCGGCCCTTGTTGACGGTGAAATCCATATCGGACTGGCGTTGCCAGAAGCGTTGGCGGCGCGGATTTTTCAGCATGGCCAGAAAGGTATTGCGTATCCTGCCGTCGCTCACGCGGTCCATTATGCCTACAAAGGCAAAGCCGTGGCGCGGGCGGGCAAAAGTATGGCGCGCCTCGCGCTCGTGCGTGGCCAGCACAAGGGCGGGCACGCACATGTGGGCCAGTTCGTAAACAGTGCGCCCGGCGGAGCAGATGGCAAGGTCGGCCCCTTCCATCATGCGGCTCATGACATTGGTGGCCCAGGTAAAGGTGACCAGAGGATTGTCGAGCTTTTTGAGGTGCGCTTCCATGGCCTCTTTATGGGCATAGCCCGGCCCTGCCACCAGGCGGATGGCAATGCCGTAGCCACGGCAGATGGGCTCGATGATGTCCAGCACCCGGCGCGAGCAGTCGTGCTGATCCGTGCCGCCAAAGGTTATGAGCACGGTTTTGACCTCAGACCGGAAGGGATTGCGCGCCGCGTTCACAAATTCGTCGCGCAGGCAGAAAAATTCCGGCCCGCAGCAAATCCTGTCCGTACTCTTGCCTTCGTACAGGGCATTGACCACCAGCCGGGCCAGCGACGCGCCGGGGCCCTCGTCCTCAAAATTGACGCAGCGGACGCCCGCATTGGTGAG
This DNA window, taken from Desulfovibrio sp. 86, encodes the following:
- the purN gene encoding phosphoribosylglycinamide formyltransferase; protein product: MPLNIAILASGSGSNAQAMIDKAAAGVLDVNICCIVCNRPGATVIERARKAGVPCVVLDHKEFADRESFDLAVVQTLQDHGAQLIVLAGYMRILSTAFLEAFAGRVINIHPALLPSFPGVHGGADACEYGVKISGCTVHFVEEKMDSGPVIIQAAVPVNPGEEVDDLMQRIHAMEHRIYPQAIQWFAQNRISVWGREVHVAPGTASTVTPDGPWLVWPPLEQGF
- the cobA gene encoding uroporphyrinogen-III C-methyltransferase, whose product is MKVYLIGAGPGDPGLLTLKGRDALAAADVVVYDALANDSLLNHASPHAEKIYVGKVAGNHALPQDEINALLVRKAKEGKIVARLKGGDPYIFGRGGEEAEELVAAGVPFEEVPGISSTIAAPAYAGIPLTHRDFASSVTIITGHENPDKPGSVHNWPALAASASTLVFVMGMKNLPDIARNLLDAGMAPDTPAALIYRGTTPRQRSLVSTLAKLPAAAIEAKFTNPSVILVGKVASLHKTLNWFEQKPLMGRSIVVTRAREQASGLAASLTELGAEVIQCPTIEISPMADYAELDAALAKLADYQWVIFTSVNGVRHFWQRLAAAGKDSRALATCKVAAIGPATADALTQHGIAPDFIPDRYVAEGVLDGLVARENGNVRGKRFLLPRAAKAREVLPEELRKAGAVVDVISAYQTVPAAHRKDEVLERITAGTLDCVTFGSSSTVENFLSLIPADVLKAHPEVQLAAIGPITADTLTANGLPCHIQPAEYTIPALVAALQAHFAKA
- a CDS encoding cytidylyltransferase domain-containing protein, with the translated sequence MSSKGKVVAIVQARLGSSRLPLKSLLCLRDVPVIDWVTRRLGACARLDSIMVAVPETPLDVVLLEHLRRRGIPCMAGPEDDVLARFCQAAQLADAGLVVRVCADNPLIWSGAVDRLVDFYRQGHWDYAYNHIPRNNLWPDGLGAEILSRGLLEDMGRKATQPSQREHCLNYIWDNAADFRIGTFDPAENWLRRPDLRLDMDRPDDFRRLALLPISPDMDARAIVDVCGTACAKV